The genomic interval GAACAATATGATGCTGGAGGTTATGGCCCAGTGCTTGGTGAACCAAGTTTGACGGAAGAAGGTCCGCTATTTAAATCTTTGTTTCCAGGTATCAATCCGATACGAATCGTTCCAGCCTGGCTCACCATACTAACGAAAGCTAATTTTGAAAGGACAGAAGTACTCCCTACGATAAATAGACAAATAAATTTCAGATTTACAGCAAGAGACAATCATGCAGGTTCAGGTGGAACTGCATGGAAACAAACTTTTTTTCGGGCAATTCAATCCGCAGGTCCTTTTAGTGTGACCTATCCAAATGATTCACAAACAGACACCCTTTTTACCAATGTATGTAATAAAGTAAGTTGGGATGTTGCAAATACAGATAAATCTTTAGTGAACTGTCAACGGGTAAACATCTATTTGATGCCAAACCGTTTAATTACAAATAATTTAATTCCTTTAGTATTGAATACAGAAAATGATGGAGAAGAATTAATTACAGTACCAGATACTTTAGTGGGCGCTTCCAGAGCAAGAATTTTAGTAGAATCAGCAGAGAATATTTTCTTTGATGTTTCCGATGCAGACATTAAAGTGAGAGCTTCTACTTCCCCTAAATTGAATTTTGGAGTATCTCCAAATAAATTAAAATTTTGTGTCCCGAATTCAACAGATATTGATATCACAGCTTGTGCAACAGCAGGTTTTGGTGGAAATGTCCGATTATATGTTGAAAGTGGCCTTCCGGATAAAGGATTATACCGATTTGAAAATAATACGATCGGTGTTGATGGTTCAACAAAATTGCACCTGGATTTTTCAGAGGTCCGCAACCCAGGTATTTCTAATTTGGTTGTTGTAGCAATTAGTCCAAATGGAGATACCTTAAGAGAAGAAATTGAATTGGACTTAGTGAGTATTGATTATTCAGATTTGAAAACGGTGTTCCCGGCGAGTGGTTTGGCTGGACTAAGTCAAGCCATTGAATTTAAATGGACATTAAGTCAGAATGCAGTTACTTATGAGCTTGAGGTGGCAACTTCTCCGGCATTTGGTAATACTATTATCTACAGTATTAAAGGGATCACTGGATCAAGTTTTAAACCGAATATTTTATTTAATGAAAATCAATTATATTATTGGAGAATTATTCCTGTGAACCGATGTGGCGCAGGATCACCAACGGTTCCATCTCCATTTCATACCATCAATAAGTCTTGTGTTACCACGGAATATCCTGGAAATGTTTTGAGCAGAAGAGCAAACCAAACAGGAAATATGATCGTTCCTATTAAGGATGCCGGAATCATCAGTGATGTAAATTTAAAAGCCTTTAAAGGCTCGGCGATTGGGGTTAATAGCGTAAGCCTTACCTTAGTGAGCCCATTAGGAACCAGAGCAATTTTATTTGATAAAAATTGTGGCGTTACGGATCAATTTGATTGTTCGTTTGATGATGATGGTAGTTTTACTGTTACAAATGGCTGTCCACCAATTCAAGGTAAAATTATAAGACCCATTGAATCTTTAACAAAGTTTAATAGTGAAAATAAAAAAGGAGATTGGAGATTAGAAATTTCAACAGATAATCGATTGAGTGGTTTTGCAGAATTCAATACGTATTCATTAGATATTTGTTCAGAAATCTTAGTTAATAATCCGTTTCTTATCAACAATGTTGGATTGCAATTGAATCCTTCAGAAACAAAGTCCATAGGTCAGGATTTATTGTTATCGCAAGACAATGATAATACGGCAGCTGAACTTGTTTACACGATTGTTTTGACACCTCAAAGAGGTGATTTGTTGATAAAAGGTGTGGTTGCTACGGATGGCTCAAGCTTTAATCAAAAAGATATTAATGATGGTAATTTAAGTTATCGTCATCAAGGTGCCGCCATGGAGTTGGATGGATTTTTATTTACGGTGAAAGATGGTACTGGAGGTTGGTTTGGTTCTGAATTTTTTAGAATTCAAATTGGAACAGTGTCGACAGATGATAAAGAAAAGGAACTTGAAATCAATGTGTATCCAAATCCTTCAAAAGGTTTATTGCAAATAGCGGCAGCTAAAATATTAGATAAAAATGCAAGTCTGCGGATTTTAAATTTGCAGGGCAAGGTCTTATTGCGTAAGAACATTGGCTTGTTAAAAGCAGAACAAGTTAATATTGAAGAATTTTCAGATGGCATTTATATTTTGGAAATACGTTCAGGAAGACATTTTTCTGCTACGAAGCTTGTGTTGAAGCGATAATATTAGAGTATTTATTTTAAGTTCGCTTTAAGAAATTCTTTAAGGTAGTTTGAATCGCATTTTATAAAGTTTGATGATCGCAATGATCTCAAATTTTGAAATTTTGTTACCTGAGTTATTTTGAAATATTTATTGCTGAAAACTATTGGTTGAAATCATTCAGTTTAAATATTTTATGACTTTTTACCATAAATTTTAATGTTCGTTTTGTATATTCTCAATGAATAATTTTTCTGTAGTAAAATCAAATTCCGGAAATCGAACTTGCAATGCTTTCAAACTGGTATCTAGTTTTTGAAGAAAAACGGGAAAGGAATCTGCTCGTTTATTTAGAATTTTATGATGTAACAATTTATGAAATTGATCTAATTCATGAATTGCTTGATGGGTAGATGAACTTAAATAAGATTTTTCAAAGTATGTCCAGATATAGTCGATAGCCATTTTATTTGGATGTACTAAATCTTCTTTAACATATCTATAATCTCTTAAGTCATCCATAAAAATTTCATATGCAGGAAAATAGCTGACAAAATCAAATACATTGCATAATTCTTCGCAGCACAAATGCAGCACCGCTTTGCTTCTGTTGTTTTCAATTATGCCATCTTTAAAATAGCGAACCGGACTGACGGTTAGTATTATTTTAATATCCTTGTTGATTTTTTTTAATTGCGCGAAAACGGCTTTCATAGCTTCCAGGATTTCATCAATTTGAGCTCTTTTTTTTTCAAAATGAGAGGCCGGAAGTTTGTGACAGTTTGCAGCGATCTGTAAATTATTGGTATCCCTGTAATAATGTGCCGATCCGAAAGTAATGACACAAACAGTACCCGAAGCCAATGCGTTAAATGCAGATTCAAGTGGAGGGTTTATAGATTCTAAAACGATGCTTTTGTCGGCGTTTGAATAAGCACTATGGTGGTCTAGTGAGTGGTAAAGTCCATCATTAAAAACTAAATCATCCAAAGAATAATATCGTTGATTTATAATGTGTTGCAATTGGGAAGCAATAGAAAGCGGGTTAAAAACAATCCCAAATGGATGTTCGTGTACTTTAAACTTATAGGTTTTTAAACGGTTCGTTAATTCTTCTGCAAAACAACTTCCGCAGGTATATAGTGTATCCTGGTGGGCTATCTGTATGGGGGCAGCTAAAATTGGAAAAGTTATTTTTGTATACATATTATTTCGATCTCAAAATTAAAGAAATTTAAACCCAAATAAGATATTTATTATATTTTTAAAAAGTATCCTGAATACATCCAGAGGGTATTACCTTTAACACAATTTTTAAGATGAGTTTTTGGGATAAACTATTGGCTGCTAAAAAGCCTGACAAACCTTTGATTTCATTCGGACGTTTTACGGATGCATATAAATCTAAAGATCAATTGGATGCATGGGATCAAAGTTTGAAATTATTTGAAGAGGGAAATCCTTTGGATTCTGTAAAGCGATTAGTAGATTATTTGAGAAATTCAGCATCCGACAATATAATAGTTGAAGCAGCGGAACCTGATTTAATATTTTTAATTTATCATGGGTCAAAGCAGATAAATTGCACTTTGGATGCTCGTTTATTTAAGGCAGAATCAAAAGTAGCTCATTGTAAAGAGTTAAATGTTGGCTTTCTTAGAAAGGCCGTTGAGTATAATTACAATTTGAATTATGCCCGATTTGCTTTAGATAAGGAGAATAATTTATGTTTGTTATTTGACAGTGTTATATCTGAAGCATCACCTTACAAATTATTTTATGGATTGCGAGAACTCGCACTTCAATCAGATAAAGAGGATGATATATTATTAGATGAATTTGAAAATTTGGAACCGCTCCAAAATCAGCATATAAAAAATTTAAGTCCTAAGATTCTTGAAACTAAAATTTCTTTTATTCGTCAGAAAATTCGGTCCATAACGGAGCCGGATGTTTTGGGCAGTTTGAATGTTCAGCGATTTCAAGGTACGTTAACCTATGTATATCTGGCTGCATTTTATGGTTTAGATTATTTGGTAAAGCCGGAAGGTGCTTTGATGGAACTGATTAGTAATTTGCATATTCAGTATTTTGCAACAGCACCGGCTAATACAGAAGCCAAAGTTACCCTTTTAGAACTTGGGATAAAGGAAATACAGGAAATGTCAGATGCAGATTTGCGAAAGGAACTCTATGAAGTGATTTCCACTTTTGGCATTACAAGTCCGGCAAATCAGGAAACCATTGGGCAATTTATTGAGTCTGAAATAAAAGCAATAAATTGGTATGAGGAAAATAATCATGAAGAAATTTGTATAGCAATCTGCAATTATATTGCGGGTTATTGTTTATATAGTTTTGCAATGCCAGCCGTTACCAGAGATTTATTCCATTTCTACTTTGAAATCGTGGAAGCAAACTATTTTAAATCTTTAGGATTTGAAAATAATTATTGGCAAAGTAATCTGAAGACACTTCAAATGGAAGCTATTAATACGGAAATTGAAGGAATTTTTAAAATCCATAGTGAACGATTTCTTAAACTTCCTAAGGCGGTTAATTTTACGGAGACAAGGCCTCATGTATTCTTGAAATCTTATCTTTTATTTATAAAAAACCTTGTAATATCTTGAGAAGTTTGATAGAAAAATATCGGGATGTAGTAATTCAAATTGCCACCCCTTTTTCCGTCGGGACAGGATTTTATTTGAAAGACTATGATTTAATAATTACCAATGAGCATGTTGTGCGAAATAATAAGGATGTTGTCATTGAAGGAAAGGGGGTGAATAGGCTCTTAAGATCTGTACGATATCTGGATCCTAAATATGATCTTGCTTTTATACAAGGACCAGATAAAAGTGCATTATCAGCTGTTAAATTGCATGAAACCGAAGATTTTCAGCAAGGAGATCTTGTAATTGCGGTAGGGCATCCTTTTGGCTTGAAATATACGGCTACACAAGGTATAATTTCTAATACCAGCCATCAGCAAAACGATCTGTTTTATATACAACATGATGCAGCATTGAATCCTGGAAATAGTGGAGGTCCTTTAGTAAATGAAGGTGGCGAAATATTAGGTGTTAATACCTTTATTATTCAAAATGGTCAGAGTATTGGTTTTTCACTTCCTTCCCGGTATGTAAAACAAGCATTGGAGGATTTTAAGGCCGGGAATAAGAATTTAGGGGTTCGATGTTTTTCCTGTGCAAATATTGTTTTTGAACCAAACCCTGAGAAAAAATACTGTCCCTTTTGTGGAACCCGGATCCAAATGATCTCTCAAATTGAAGATTATGTGCCAAAAGGTATCAAAGCCGAAATTGAGGATTGTTTAAAAACTTTAGGATATGATATAAATCTGACCCGGCGAGGTCCTTATAGCTGGGAAATCAACAG from Saprospiraceae bacterium carries:
- a CDS encoding trypsin-like peptidase domain-containing protein, giving the protein MRSLIEKYRDVVIQIATPFSVGTGFYLKDYDLIITNEHVVRNNKDVVIEGKGVNRLLRSVRYLDPKYDLAFIQGPDKSALSAVKLHETEDFQQGDLVIAVGHPFGLKYTATQGIISNTSHQQNDLFYIQHDAALNPGNSGGPLVNEGGEILGVNTFIIQNGQSIGFSLPSRYVKQALEDFKAGNKNLGVRCFSCANIVFEPNPEKKYCPFCGTRIQMISQIEDYVPKGIKAEIEDCLKTLGYDINLTRRGPYSWEINRGSAKIMLSYHEETGMIAGDAYICSLPKLRIKEIYIFLLQQNYELEGLCFSIQNQEIILSFQIFDHYFKPESGIELFQKLFDKANAFDDILINDFGAVIRVD
- a CDS encoding GSCFA domain-containing protein: MYTKITFPILAAPIQIAHQDTLYTCGSCFAEELTNRLKTYKFKVHEHPFGIVFNPLSIASQLQHIINQRYYSLDDLVFNDGLYHSLDHHSAYSNADKSIVLESINPPLESAFNALASGTVCVITFGSAHYYRDTNNLQIAANCHKLPASHFEKKRAQIDEILEAMKAVFAQLKKINKDIKIILTVSPVRYFKDGIIENNRSKAVLHLCCEELCNVFDFVSYFPAYEIFMDDLRDYRYVKEDLVHPNKMAIDYIWTYFEKSYLSSSTHQAIHELDQFHKLLHHKILNKRADSFPVFLQKLDTSLKALQVRFPEFDFTTEKLFIENIQNEH
- a CDS encoding T9SS type A sorting domain-containing protein; translated protein: MKTRLLATLAFLAFALNMNAQKSFWSLPADQPEISKTSSWNQLSNYQVFQIDHKSFRDYLLNNVPFENKANHGFPVQFPMPDGTQRTFYLSESPVMEPELAAKYPEIKTYKGTDGINYMRMSISPYSFQAFILTQEGDIVIEAIHKSNLNLYGVFNAKDLVIQDPLKLSCGTKELAKLSATEEPDLNQKMQSRSNLGAGLPVDLRTYRLALACTGDWGQQANLGGGTLATALDKMVASLSLINAVYEKDVSVHLNLIANNDRLIFLDPVIDPYPTPTSGGSTLGINTDVITAKVGRGTYDIGHVYTITCSDVGGIAFLGSVCGGIKGGGVTCWYTSDIAYVSQRITCHEMGHQFDASHTFSNCNGNESATSYEPGSGTSIMSYSGLCGGGLNVESGNLPHPNYFHVNSVERIINFTRKFDGSTCGISTPTTNTFPNPEILFPSGLYIPIRTPFKLSGKATDMENDSLTYNWEQYDAGGYGPVLGEPSLTEEGPLFKSLFPGINPIRIVPAWLTILTKANFERTEVLPTINRQINFRFTARDNHAGSGGTAWKQTFFRAIQSAGPFSVTYPNDSQTDTLFTNVCNKVSWDVANTDKSLVNCQRVNIYLMPNRLITNNLIPLVLNTENDGEELITVPDTLVGASRARILVESAENIFFDVSDADIKVRASTSPKLNFGVSPNKLKFCVPNSTDIDITACATAGFGGNVRLYVESGLPDKGLYRFENNTIGVDGSTKLHLDFSEVRNPGISNLVVVAISPNGDTLREEIELDLVSIDYSDLKTVFPASGLAGLSQAIEFKWTLSQNAVTYELEVATSPAFGNTIIYSIKGITGSSFKPNILFNENQLYYWRIIPVNRCGAGSPTVPSPFHTINKSCVTTEYPGNVLSRRANQTGNMIVPIKDAGIISDVNLKAFKGSAIGVNSVSLTLVSPLGTRAILFDKNCGVTDQFDCSFDDDGSFTVTNGCPPIQGKIIRPIESLTKFNSENKKGDWRLEISTDNRLSGFAEFNTYSLDICSEILVNNPFLINNVGLQLNPSETKSIGQDLLLSQDNDNTAAELVYTIVLTPQRGDLLIKGVVATDGSSFNQKDINDGNLSYRHQGAAMELDGFLFTVKDGTGGWFGSEFFRIQIGTVSTDDKEKELEINVYPNPSKGLLQIAAAKILDKNASLRILNLQGKVLLRKNIGLLKAEQVNIEEFSDGIYILEIRSGRHFSATKLVLKR